TACGCCGCATTTTTCAATATCTAATTCTTGACGCAATGACTCAGTAAAACCGCGTACCGCAAATTTAGTTGCATTATAGCCAGACTGGGTTGGCTGAGCCGTTAAACCAAATAAGCTAGAAATATTAATAATATGGCCATCTTGTGTTTGCTTAATGAACGGTAAGAATTCTTTAGTACCGTAAACCACGCCCCAGAAGTTAATTCCCACAATCCACTCTAAATCTTCGTAGGTTGCGCCTTCTACAGTTGAGCCTAAAGCTACACCAGCATTGTTAAAAATCAGGTTAACACAGCCATGATCTTGAACAGTTTCCTGTGCCCACTGCCTTACAGCCTCACGGTCAGAAACATCTAACTTCTTGGTTGTTACAGTAATGTTACTGTACGGTTTTAATAGCTCAACAGTTTTCTCTAAGCCCTTTTCATTAATGTCACTTAATGAAAGATGGCAGCCCTGCTTTGCCAGAAGAATTGCTAATTGTTGCCCAATGCCAGAACCCGCACCCGTAATTGCAGCGACTTTGTTTTTAAAATTTTTCATTGTCCATCCTTTGTTTTTCGATTTGCACAACTGGTTCATTGCATGTGCAATTTAGACTCTTTCAATATAATTTTGACAATATACATTGTCAATATAGTACACTGTAATTTCAGATAGATTGGCACAATTCTGCTGACGGCTTTATCATAGGGCTCATATTTGCCGAAAAACCGATAAATTAGGAAACCATTTATTTATGGCGACAAACGACTCAACCAGTAAAAAGAAAACAAAAACTGTGAGTAAAGAACGTCAGTTCAAAGGGTTATCTCTGTCTGAGCGCAAAGAGGCACGCCGCGAAAAACTCATTGAAGCCGGTATTGCAACTTATGGAACCCTTGGCTTTTTTTCCGTGACGGTAAAAGATGTGTGCCAAGAAGCAAAACTCACCGAACGTTATTTTTATGAATCATTTAAAAAGAGTGAAGATTTATTCCAGACTATCTTTTTAAAAATGATTGAAGAATTACAGCAAAACTTGATGCAAGCCGTCATTAAAGCGGCTCCAGATCCTGAGCAAATGGTCGATGCTGGTTTACGTGCTCTACTGAGTACTTTAAAAGACGACCCTCGTTTGGCTCGTATTGTGTATGTCGATGCAATTTTGGTCCAAGAATTACATAATCAAGCCACCATTCAGGAAACTCTCGCCCAGTTTGATCGTATGATTCAAGCTTTTGTGATGCTAACCATGCCGCAAATCCAGCATAACGAAAATGAACTCTCATTAATCGCTACTGGTTTAAATGGATACGTGACACAAATTGCCGTTCGATGGGTGATGGGCGGGTTTAAGCAGTCTCTAGAGCAAGTTTTAGCGGCCTGCCGTATCGTTTTTTTAGCTTTGCTCGCGAAAGTTTCAAAATAATATTAAAGTTTTTTGACACTGTTTTTATTTTAAAAACCTCGTTTGAGATAAGCTTGTAACACACTGAATGGTTTTAAGAAAATTTATACCTACCTGTCATCATTTGGTCATGCGCTTGCCGTATTTTTGTCACAAATTATTGCTAAATTCGTTTTTATAGACTTTTCTGCAATGAAATTGTCATAATTAATCTTTGTAATAAGCCTGTCATAACTACAAAACGGTTCACCGTTAAAATCTACAAGGTATTACGCTGTGAAAGATGACTATATTTTAATTGTCGATGATGAGCTTCCTATCCGCGAAATGATCCATACCTCTTTGGACATGGCAGGCTTTCAGTGTTTACAGGCAGAAGATGCCAAACAGGCTCATCAAATTATCGTCGACCAACGTCCGGCGCTTATCTTGCTCGATTGGATGTTACCCGGGGGCGTAAGTGGGGTCGACTTATGTCGCCGTTTAAAACGAGATGAAAACTTAGCAGAAATTCCTGTCATTATGTTGACCGCTCGCGGTGAAGAAGACCACAAAGTACAAGGCCTGGATGCTGGTGCAGATGACTATATGACCAAACCATTTTCAACCCGTGAACTGGTTTCTCGTATTAAAGCTGTTCTACGCCGCGCAAATGCATTAAGCGGTGAAAAAACAATTGATGCCAATGGTTTAATTCTTGATCCTGTAAGCCAACGCGTAAGCTTTGGTAACAGTATTTTAGATATGGGACCAACAGAATACCGTCTGCTTGCATTTTTTATGACCCATCCGGAACGTGCCTATACACGTGCCCAGTTGCTCGATCAGGTGTGGGGCGGTAATGTATACATCGAAGATCGTACCATCGATGTGCATATCCGTCGTTTGCGTAAAGTCTTAGAACCTTTTGGTGTAGACCGATTTGTTCAGACTGTACGTGGTACAGGTTATCGTTTCTCAACACGTGCAGATTTAGCCGCAGGTTAACCAAAATTTATGTATGAACCCTACCCCGTCCCCGAACAGGTACGTGAACAAAAGCTTTCCCGCTACAGTAGTTTATGGACGTTTGCTAAACAAGATTTACGACTTTTATTATTTTTCCTGATTATTGCAGGTTTAGTCGGTTTAGGAATTGGGTATTTCTGGAGCTGTATTTTTATTGCCTTTGTGGTGTTTTTTACACTTCAGTTGCGTTCTTTATATTTGGTCAATGACTGGATTGCCAATAATCCATACGATGTCCCTCCGAACCTCAACGGAATTTGGGGGGCATTATTATTTAACGTTTACCGTGCCCAGCGCCAAGAACGTATCGTTCAAGCGGAAATGGTAGGACTTATTGACCGCGCTCAATCTTCATTAGTTGCACTCGCCGAAGCGGTAGTCTTGATTGATGATCAACATCAAATTGAATGGTGGAACCCAGCCGCAGAGCGTTTACTAGGAATTAGTCCACTTGACCGTGGTCGCAACTTATTAACCATTTTGCGCCAGCCAACTTTTATTGAATATTTTAACAATATTGATCAGGCACCCGATGGGATTAAACTCCATTCAAATCTTGATGATGACCGTTATGTACAGGTTAAGCTCAC
The window above is part of the Acinetobacter baumannii genome. Proteins encoded here:
- a CDS encoding SDR family NAD(P)-dependent oxidoreductase yields the protein MKNFKNKVAAITGAGSGIGQQLAILLAKQGCHLSLSDINEKGLEKTVELLKPYSNITVTTKKLDVSDREAVRQWAQETVQDHGCVNLIFNNAGVALGSTVEGATYEDLEWIVGINFWGVVYGTKEFLPFIKQTQDGHIINISSLFGLTAQPTQSGYNATKFAVRGFTESLRQELDIEKCGVSSLCVHPGGIRTNIAKAAKMSDSLSSLGMDPTKSIQNFDKLLRTPPEEAARQILDAVLKNKRRLLIGSDAKILDAFQRLFPTGYQRASTIVTKWMK
- a CDS encoding TetR/AcrR family transcriptional regulator gives rise to the protein MATNDSTSKKKTKTVSKERQFKGLSLSERKEARREKLIEAGIATYGTLGFFSVTVKDVCQEAKLTERYFYESFKKSEDLFQTIFLKMIEELQQNLMQAVIKAAPDPEQMVDAGLRALLSTLKDDPRLARIVYVDAILVQELHNQATIQETLAQFDRMIQAFVMLTMPQIQHNENELSLIATGLNGYVTQIAVRWVMGGFKQSLEQVLAACRIVFLALLAKVSK
- the phoB gene encoding phosphate regulon transcriptional regulator PhoB, which translates into the protein MKDDYILIVDDELPIREMIHTSLDMAGFQCLQAEDAKQAHQIIVDQRPALILLDWMLPGGVSGVDLCRRLKRDENLAEIPVIMLTARGEEDHKVQGLDAGADDYMTKPFSTRELVSRIKAVLRRANALSGEKTIDANGLILDPVSQRVSFGNSILDMGPTEYRLLAFFMTHPERAYTRAQLLDQVWGGNVYIEDRTIDVHIRRLRKVLEPFGVDRFVQTVRGTGYRFSTRADLAAG